One region of Cucurbita pepo subsp. pepo cultivar mu-cu-16 chromosome LG03, ASM280686v2, whole genome shotgun sequence genomic DNA includes:
- the LOC111790271 gene encoding palmitoyl-monogalactosyldiacylglycerol delta-7 desaturase, chloroplastic-like — MDASKEPKSIVKPPMSFGKKKWTKIDKKVAFTFFFLHFLCLFAPFQINWSALSISFTLYIITGLFGITISYHRNLSHKSFKIPKWLEYLFAYCAVHAFQGDPINWVSTHRYHHQFVDTEKDPHSPIKGFWSSHIIWLLYTGDGSLSEMLGTNRKWDNACDLENQTFYRFIHKTYFLHPIALALILYGIGGFPYFIWGMCVRSVIFLHGTFMVNSVCHIWGKQPWKTNDLSRNNWWISLLVFGEGWHNNHHAFEYSARLGIEWWQYDPGWYVIRFLEAIGVATHVKLPSQTHMQKLAED; from the exons ATGGATGCATCAAAAGAACCAAAGAGTATTGTGAAGCCTCCAATGTCATTtgggaagaaaaaatggaCCAAGATCGACAAAAAAGTGGCGTTcacgtttttctttttgcattttctttgcCTTTTTGCGCCATTTCAAATCAATTGGAGTGCACTTTCGATTTCTTTTACGTTATATATTATTACAGGTCTTTTTGGCATCACTATTTCGTATCATCGAAATCTTTCAcacaaaagttttaaaattccaaaatggCTTGAATACTTGTTTGCTTATTGTGCAGTTCATGCATTTCAG gGTGATCCAATCAATTGGGTGAGCACGCATAGATATCATCATCAATTTGTTGATACGGAGAAAGATCCACATAGTCCGATAAAAGGATTTTGGTCTAGCCATATTATTTGGCTTCTTTACACGGGGGATGGAAGCTTAAGTGAAATGCTTGGAACGAATCGAAAATGGGATAATGCTTGTGATTTGGAGAACCAAACTTTCTATAGGTTTATTCACaaaacatattttcttcatccaaTTGCTCTTGCACTCATACTCTATGGTATTGGAGGCTTTCCTTACTTCATTTGGGGAATG TGTGTGAGAAGTGTAATATTTTTACACGGAACATTCATGGTGAATTCAGTATGTCATATATGGGGAAAGCAACCGTGGAAAACAAATGATTTATCGAGAAACAACTG gTGGATAAGTCTTCTTGTATTTGGAGAAGGTTGGCACAATAACCACCATGCTTTCGAGTACTCAGCTAGGTTGGGCATTGAATGGTGGCAATATGACCCTGGTTGGTATGTCATCAGGTTTCTTGAAGCCATTGGAGTGGCCACTCATGTCAAATTACCATCCCAAACCCATATGCAAAAGTTGGCCGAAGATTAA